From Girardinichthys multiradiatus isolate DD_20200921_A chromosome 3, DD_fGirMul_XY1, whole genome shotgun sequence, the proteins below share one genomic window:
- the fhl3a gene encoding four and a half LIM domains protein 3, with product MADRFDCDNCKESLYGRKYIQSDDNPYCIPCYDSLFSNTCDECKELIGHDARELFYEDRHYHEHCFRCFRCDRSLADEPFTSQDDSLLCNDCYCNEFSSKCVACDKIVMPGTRKLEYAGSTWHEGCFICHSCEEPIGSKSFIPDKDEHYCVPCYEEKFAPRCTRCKKALAKGGVTYRDEPWHKECFVCANCKTQLAGQHFTSRDDSPYCLKCFGSLYAKKCEACSKPITGFGGGKYISFEDRQWHQPCFTCSQCSISLVGAGFFPDGDRILCRECHNNL from the exons ATGGCTGACCGTTTTGACTGCGATAACTGCAAGGAATCCCTGTACGGCCGCAAGTACATCCAATCTGATGACAACCCATATTGCATCCCCTGTTACGACAGTCTGTTTTCAAACACCTGTGATGAATGCAAAGAGCTGATTGGCCATGATGCTAGG GAGCTCTTCTACGAGGACAGACATTATCATGAGCATTGTTTCCGTTGTTTCCGCTGCGACCGCTCACTTGCAGATGAGCCCTTCACCAGCCAGGATGACTCACTGCTCTGCAACGACTGCTATTGTAATGAGTTCTCCTCCAAATGTGTCGCCTGTGACAAGATCGTCATGCCAG GTACTAGAAAACTGGAGTATGCAGGCTCCACATGGCACGAGGGCTGCTTCATCTGTCACAGCTGTGAGGAGCCGATTGGCTCCAAGTCCTTCATTCCTGACAAGGACGAGCACTACTGTGTGCCCTGCTACGAGGAGAAGTTTGCTCCCCGCTGCACGCGTTGTAAAAAG GCCCTGGCTAAAGGTGGCGTGACCTATCGGGATGAGCCGTGGCATAAGGAGTGTTTTGTGTGTGCAAACTGTAAGACGCAATTGGCTGGTCAACACTTCACCTCTAGAGATGACAGCCCCTATTGCCTTAAGTGCTTTGGCAGTTTGTATGCCAAGAAGTGTGAGGCCTGCAGCAAACCGATTACAG GTTTTGGAGGAGGAAAGTACATCTCATTTGAAGATCGTCAGTGGCATCAGCCGTGCTTCACCTGCTCCCAGTGCTCCATCTCGCTCGTGGGCGCTGGCTTTTTCCCAGATGGTGACAGAATCCTGTGCCGTGAATGCCACAACAACCTATAA